From one Thermatribacter velox genomic stretch:
- a CDS encoding MFS transporter: MSRSHNLEIITFALIGFVSSFNFATNSTLFSLFAQKLNFSPQQTGILLGILTAGSMVGAPLLGKLVDRTGKRKLILVLGMLGQGILVLLTPFTGSFWLLALMRFLLGVSIVVQAPVLNELIVNLEDSQLRERSLTFLSIARSIGFSVGCMASGILMDFSVAWNFYFSAFLALGTTIPAVKFIRKVDTVHPSSGEFPGLKWLFEKRVLAHYLSAMLRATAVMGALFFLPLFWQSTNQSATSSGTIIGLANFFQILLFPIASRICSRFPERSFSIALLGYSMSIVPFYIFPFLRGWTALLPQTIMSMSFVFFYIGALFSIRELVPRPRQAEAMGWLETFINLGGAVGPVVFASFLALNGNHFPRTILLSSIFPILAFALFVLARPSKKS, encoded by the coding sequence ATGTCCAGGTCTCACAATCTTGAAATTATAACCTTTGCTCTGATTGGCTTTGTAAGTTCTTTTAACTTCGCAACCAACTCAACTCTCTTCTCGCTTTTTGCGCAAAAACTGAATTTTTCACCTCAGCAAACTGGAATATTGCTGGGCATCCTCACCGCAGGCTCCATGGTCGGAGCGCCGCTTTTGGGCAAGCTGGTTGACCGCACTGGAAAAAGAAAGCTCATCCTGGTACTTGGAATGCTGGGACAGGGTATACTCGTTCTTCTGACTCCCTTCACTGGCAGCTTCTGGTTGCTTGCCCTAATGCGTTTCCTGCTTGGCGTCTCAATAGTGGTTCAGGCACCAGTCCTCAACGAACTGATAGTCAACCTGGAAGATTCTCAGCTCCGGGAACGCTCGCTCACTTTTTTGAGTATTGCAAGAAGTATTGGTTTTTCGGTGGGCTGCATGGCAAGTGGTATTTTGATGGATTTCAGCGTCGCCTGGAATTTTTATTTTTCAGCATTTCTCGCCTTGGGTACCACCATTCCAGCCGTCAAATTTATCAGGAAAGTAGATACAGTACATCCCTCCTCAGGGGAATTCCCGGGTCTAAAATGGCTTTTTGAAAAGCGCGTTCTTGCCCATTACTTATCAGCCATGCTGCGGGCTACAGCCGTTATGGGAGCACTCTTTTTCCTGCCTCTTTTCTGGCAAAGCACCAACCAGAGTGCCACCTCAAGCGGTACCATCATTGGGCTGGCCAACTTTTTTCAAATACTCCTTTTCCCCATAGCCAGCCGCATCTGCTCTCGCTTCCCGGAGCGGTCGTTTTCAATAGCCCTTCTGGGCTACAGCATGAGTATTGTCCCCTTCTATATTTTCCCCTTTTTACGAGGCTGGACAGCGCTTTTACCTCAGACCATAATGAGTATGAGCTTTGTCTTTTTCTACATTGGTGCCCTCTTTTCCATTCGGGAACTGGTACCCAGACCACGTCAAGCCGAGGCCATGGGTTGGCTGGAAACTTTCATCAACCTGGGTGGCGCAGTGGGACCGGTGGTCTTTGCGAGCTTCCTGGCTTTGAATGGCAACCATTTTCCCCGTACTATACTGCTTTCTTCCATTTTTCCCATCCTGGCTTTTGCGCTCTTTGTATTAGCCAGACCATCCAAAAAGAGCTAA